From Pirellulales bacterium, the proteins below share one genomic window:
- a CDS encoding inorganic diphosphatase, whose protein sequence is MTHAWHEVSPGPKSPEEFTAVIEIPKGSSVKYELDKETGLLKLDRVLYSAVYYPANYGFIPQTLAEDDDPLDVLVLCQEPVAPLTLVRSRPIGLMTMIDTGKRDHKILAVALDDPEYSSYREAGELRSHHLAMLQRFFLDYKTLEGKAVEVEAFQPAAGTLAVINDALQRYSEVRRRGFQRQKS, encoded by the coding sequence ATGACACACGCCTGGCACGAAGTTTCTCCCGGACCTAAATCGCCGGAAGAATTCACCGCCGTGATTGAAATTCCCAAGGGCTCGAGCGTCAAATACGAGCTCGATAAGGAAACCGGCCTGTTAAAACTGGATCGGGTGCTCTATTCCGCTGTCTATTACCCGGCCAACTACGGTTTCATCCCGCAGACGCTGGCCGAGGACGATGACCCGCTCGACGTGCTGGTGCTGTGCCAGGAGCCGGTGGCGCCCTTGACCTTGGTGCGCTCGCGTCCCATCGGTTTGATGACGATGATCGACACCGGCAAGCGCGATCACAAGATTCTGGCCGTGGCGCTCGACGATCCGGAATACAGCAGCTACCGAGAAGCCGGCGAGCTGCGGTCGCATCACCTGGCGATGTTGCAGCGTTTTTTCCTCGATTACAAAACGCTAGAGGGCAAGGCTGTCGAGGTCGAGGCTTTCCAGCCTGCCGCCGGTACGCTCGCTGTTATTAACGATGCCTTGCAACGGTACAGCGAGGTGCGGCGTCGCGGCTTTCAGCGCCAGAAGTCTTGA